CACATTGCGACGCATCCAAGTCGGCTTCGGCCGAACCATAACAAGAAAGAGATACTTGGGAAGGAATAGCCATGGCAAAAATTATGTTGCATGACGAGGCGGCACGAGAGGCTTTGGGTCGTGGCGTCGCCAAGCTTGCACGCGCAGTCAGCGGAACGCTTGGTCCAAAAGGCATGAACGCCGTCATGGACCGTCCGGTCGGCACGCCGATCGTGTCGCGAGACGGCGTTAGCATCGCCAATGAAATCGAGCTTGAGTGTCCCTTCGAGAATATGGGGGCCCAGATCGTCCGCGAAGTGGCCGGGCAAACCAACGAGGTGGCCGGCGATGGCACGACCACGGCAACAGTCCTCGCCAACGCGCTTGTGCAGGACGGCCTCAAGTGCCTCTCCAAGGGGGCGAACGCTGTGGAGTTCGTCAACGGCCTCGAGTTGGCGGTCGCTCAAGTCGTAGAGGCCCTGAAAAAATCGGCGCGGCCCCTCCAGGGAAGCGCTGGACGGCAGGCGATCGCGACGATCGCGGCCAACGATCTCGCGCTCGGAGAAATGGTGGCGGAGGCCTTCGATCGGGCCGGCCCGCAAGGCATCGTCGACGTGCAATATGGTGTGGGGGTGCAAACACTGCTGGACGTGACGGAAGGCATGTCGTTCGACCGTGGATATCTCTCGCACCACATGGTGACCGACGTCGAAAAAATGCAATCGGTGCTGGACAACCCTTACATTCTCATGACGGATCAAAAGATCCAGTCACCTGACCAGCTTGCCACTGTCTATAATCTCACCGAGAAGACCGACCGCCCGCTGCTCATCATCGCAGAGGAATTGGCTCCCGCTGCTATCGTCGACTTGCTCGCCCGCCGCCAGAAATCGCGCCAACTTGTTTGTGCCGTCTACCCGCCCGAGTTCGGTCACTGGCGCAAGTCCATGCTTGAGGATATTGCAATTGCCACGGGCGGCCGTGTTATCGCGCACGACCTCGGGGGCAAGCTTGATAACTGCGAATTGGCGGACTTGGGCACCGCGCGGGAAGTGCGCGTTTCAGCCAATTTCACGATCATCACGGCCGGCGGCGGCTCTGCCGACAAAATCGAAGCGCGCCGGGAACAGATCAAGCGGCAGTACGACGCCGCACCCGAAAACGTCGAGCGAGACAAGTTCGTGGACAGGCTCGCCAAACTGTCCGGCGGTACGGCGATCATCTATGCGGGCGGTGCCACGCCCGTCGAGCAGAAGCGCAAAGTCCAGATTATCGAGGACGCAATCAATGCAACGCGAGCTGCGATAGAAGAAGGCGTCGTGCCCGGCGGTGGGGTCGCATTGGTTCGAGCGGCACCTACTCTAGATTCTTTGATCAACGACTTGGATGGCAGCACCAGAGAGGGCGCCGAGCTCGTTCAACGAGCGTTGAAGAAGCCGCTTGCGAAAATTGCATCGAACAGCGGATTGGACGGCGACGAGGTCGTTGCCAAAATCTCAAGGGCCAAGAATGGCGTCGGACTTGATGCGCGATCGGGGAAGGAGGTCGACCTGGTGCGCGCAGGCGTTATCGATCCGGTGAAAGTCTGCTACACGGCGCTGCGTAATGCAGGCTCTGTCGCGGCCCTCATTCTGACCACGCAGACGCTCGTTGCAAAGAAGCCCGACAACTTCGATCCAACCGCCGGCCCGGCTCTTGGGGGCGGCGCTGAGCGATTAGGTTTGGACTGACCGGCGTCTCTGAGGAAGTCAAAGCACGAGACTTTCGCTATTTAGCCATATGAGAGAGAAAAGCGATCAGCGCATCGACTT
This portion of the Hyphomicrobiaceae bacterium genome encodes:
- a CDS encoding molecular chaperone GroEL produces the protein MAKIMLHDEAAREALGRGVAKLARAVSGTLGPKGMNAVMDRPVGTPIVSRDGVSIANEIELECPFENMGAQIVREVAGQTNEVAGDGTTTATVLANALVQDGLKCLSKGANAVEFVNGLELAVAQVVEALKKSARPLQGSAGRQAIATIAANDLALGEMVAEAFDRAGPQGIVDVQYGVGVQTLLDVTEGMSFDRGYLSHHMVTDVEKMQSVLDNPYILMTDQKIQSPDQLATVYNLTEKTDRPLLIIAEELAPAAIVDLLARRQKSRQLVCAVYPPEFGHWRKSMLEDIAIATGGRVIAHDLGGKLDNCELADLGTAREVRVSANFTIITAGGGSADKIEARREQIKRQYDAAPENVERDKFVDRLAKLSGGTAIIYAGGATPVEQKRKVQIIEDAINATRAAIEEGVVPGGGVALVRAAPTLDSLINDLDGSTREGAELVQRALKKPLAKIASNSGLDGDEVVAKISRAKNGVGLDARSGKEVDLVRAGVIDPVKVCYTALRNAGSVAALILTTQTLVAKKPDNFDPTAGPALGGGAERLGLD